One segment of Stegostoma tigrinum isolate sSteTig4 chromosome 24, sSteTig4.hap1, whole genome shotgun sequence DNA contains the following:
- the rlf gene encoding zinc finger protein Rlf, producing MADGESEQAPEPFTERLRRAQAELRRRGLSEESSVQYCQHFCEILVQYGEKCKASEELLPLLEVYRISIQSYTNARPYLTAECAHIHFVLNRLAVSCFELLLSLPENEIPQEEWQQLQQTLQDSHIALLEFGHNELQALVAIAREGGAWKNPALQCILSKQPAGIEEVNNYLIQEGPLFLEIRIKHLMKTDRKLDATLLAKCCAENSEINSKGAFRQIYLTCLCAMGPNEEAAKEIARVDCKEVLDIICNLESDGQDSAAFVLCTTFLTHQLQQESVYCSWELTLFWSKLQRRMDPSLDSFLERCRQLGIIARTVYHIFFLIKVIQSEAEGAGLPISIELCVGALRIQSNENAEMKISICKTIACLMPDDLEVRRACQLTQFLLEPTVDAYREVEKLYKQPDQKYDEENGPIPNSLHCELLLVLKSHWPFDPEFWDWKTLKRHCRGHLGDQAGAISEDELSEDELDGNELFDQMSKVPEMTTDGREKDGENLNKKKERVMSERYYRWLQNMFFCVLCKKDYVVARIVHHAKTHIRDGIFSCPVCAKKFKRKEQFTPHVKEHIKKPKREKKQKKKLEAAEKSLLPVLSAGTSPKQQPSMDEVKGLAKREVEENDYIIFSGTDSVEEGQGNVPKAEVDGTVVSQWTESYPCPGTDCLRSFKYYKNLTAHLKNDHLDNDENVKHFLEMNNRKALCKYCRRHFVSDYHLKAHLKVHSGLQPYICIQMDCNASFQAFADLVKHRKQHKEFRSRCTFKGCNKVFSGSCLLYHHEAQHYREAAYSCNLSGCKKFYFSKSEFQNHLQTHGITRLEDFEAKFLKKESDATEGLVDDGPKLVTLEEQLIPLSDSSTENASETLNEISERSSESCSYSLPQEMVKKENEAQYSPSDSHYPVVQGTDSADLGFVSKNRSGDSNQQSAYSENLLVPLEKLASFKELSDIEDMMKAATLHPEINRSLARDKVPTGVGGSSSALNKLACGIDGCIMMYALTKDLRKHIKMAHPNYYKAKKRIDKHRRDVLKSSASNQVKIKTETGPQASQLSTSQGLEGESVPPVIDISGGQSALLKTQRAKKPKNNRNAKWPAIFKDNKFVCSRCFKEFSNPKSLGGHLARKIKCPLLAENNAGTTPMKRYEGQSAGGASCASQVPTLEELVRALQKLQLDKSEVFRNEVMTCASTLPSPLAKQPSTPILTSDASVSAPLDNDSQLQPHSQELFQSDSSKEDSGIIKPFVCDNEGCAFKAMTKDGLINHYVKTHKYSKEKVLQLSRFQLRFAPFKCHICLRTFTRKTNLRTHYKQMHRFSKEDMQKGKFSYINCVSVPSNTNPQLNVPNIIIKTENDSLHLTEETLNRAQNVTERLGLSENPGPIKNEEGCRYPVNVSHQTKSLNSFGDDAHTHLGTVSGSWRHTESDSENTMNESFTTERECSESTESLKSEEMRLNGSMESSMMPDSADDSESKEEGRGSRRIGAKSNLCYILNKYHKPYHCIHKGCSAAFTGQPNLIRHYQTVHQYNREQMCLEEDQRNAKKDNTKVKKIFKCKFEGCTKRFQYPRVLLRHYSEIHKVAGSETGKYACNQPDCLASFNVYSNLRRHLQQAHEINLEVKRETLGDLQFKCSIDGCSRTYTIRSSYLRHVQRQHKAHYKSILVRPRKNFQYDHKPNLERCDLSHLIDTGAHSSSMVESAKFFGQEHLTDEDSCGSALLSQPSLERISADRVSDEGSSETESDAEPDFESYQKHLDSYNSAINRESNCENHGSGNLEHKGLRKAAGLESDLAKSITEHHSDNTSDSVPHEVDSERNESCLAVDDSFVNDSEKDPRKLSKCRDFLLKSIEHGFAMCKVEVLRDQFPCMVDDCQAVVLSRRSVLRHYKIQHKMTAKYIEQNINALLVCKKYSDPSHGEKLGSDASKLAKKVVSEQTEETPGCSVLRQQNGEIPVKTEFKIEHEQIGAGHQLHNCSVGNGNDSLSSGGSLLFPGKTLSSSSATGMTNRSPSFKENVANRAFLPKNGGLITNSAKQSGSQNNSVFTKLKQPLKRKSEMESQRTNTTLTQGSIFGTKDGQQSQNALQKPFDLTTYKPIGFEASFLKFIQESEDTENDVDETWHWEPPKRCKKYSSQKRESAVNTGLKESTMETYKEYSSDCSKNDSVHNSFPTIEPLISPGQSPSLENLRTILDKALTDCGDLALKQLHFLRPVVVLERSEFSTPLLKLFPTKKSDELCVGSS from the exons ATCTTGGTACAATATGGTGAGAAGTGCAAAGCTTCTGAAGAACTCCTACCTTTATTGGAGGTCTATCGGATTTCTATCCAGAGTTACACAAATGCAAGGCCTTACCTGACTGCAGAATGTGCCCATATTCATTTTGTGCTGAATCGATTAGCAGT GAGTTGTTTCGAACTTCTGTTATCTCTGCCTGAAAATGAGATTCCACAAGAGGAATGGCAACAGCTACAACAGACATTGCAG GATTCTCACATTGCATTGCTGGAATTTGGGCATAATGAACTGCAGGCCCTTGTTGCTATTGCAAGAGAAGGTGGAGCATGGAAAAATCCAGCCCTACAATGCATTCTTTCCAAACAACCAGCAGGGATTGAAGAAG TCAACAATTACTTGATCCAGGAGGGGCCTTTGTTCCTTGAGATACGCATTAAACATCTGATGAAGACAGACCGTAAGCTTGATGCAACACTGCTAGCGAAATGTTgtgcagaaaattcagaaattaaCAGCAAAGGTGCTTTTCGACAAATCTACCTCACTTGTCTCTGTGCTATGGGACCCAATGAGGAGGCAGCAAAAGAG ATTGCCCGTGTTGATTGCAAGGAAGTACTGGATATTATTTGTAATTTGGAGTCCGATGGCCAGGATAGTGCTGCTTTTGTCCTGTGTACAACATTCCTTACACATCAGCTACAGCAGGAAAGTGTCTATTGCTCTTG GGAACTTACACTGTTTTGGAGCAAGTTGCAGCGAAGAATGGATCCCTCCTTGGATTCCTTTCTAGAACGCTGCCGGCAGCTTGGTATCATTGCAAGAACAGTGTACCACATATTCTTCCTCATAAAAGTTATCCAATCTGAA gCAGAAGGAGCAGGTCTCCCCATTTCTATTGAACTGTGTGTAGGAGCCCTTCGTATTCAGTCTAATGAAAATGCAGAGATGAAGATTTCTATCTGTAAAACCATTGCATGCTTAATGCCAGATGACCTTGAAGTCCGACGTGCTTGTCAGCTTACTCAGTTCCTGCTGGAACCTACAGTGGATGCCTACCGTGAAGTTGAAAAGTTATATAAGCAGCCTGATCAAAAATATGATGAGGAAAAtggccctattcccaattcattacaCTGTGAACTTCTGTTGGTTTTGAAATCCCATTGGCCTTTTGATCCAGAGTTCTGGGATTGGAAAACACTCAAACGTCATTGTCGGGGGCATCTGGGAGACCAGGCTGGTGCCATTTCAGAAGATGAACTCAGTGAAGATGAGTTGGATGGCAATGAACTCTTTGATCAGATGAGTAAAGTTCCAGAGATGACAACTGATGgaagagagaaagatggagaaaatctaaacaaaaagaaagaaagagtgatGTCTGAGAGATATTACAGATGGCTTCAAAATATGTTTTTCTGTGTGCTGTGCAAGAAAGATTATGTTGTAGCAAGAATTGTACACCATGCGAAGACACATATTAGGGATGGGATATTTTCTTGCCCTGTTTGTGCCAAAAAGTTTAAGAGAAAGGAACAGTTTACTCCACATGTGAAGGAACATATAAAAAAaccgaagagagagaagaaacagaaaaagaaactaGAAGCAGCTGAAAAATCTTTGCTTCCGGTCTTAAGTGCAGGTACATCTCCAAAGCAGCAACCTTCTATGGATGAAGTGAAAGGTTTGgccaaaagagaagttgaggaaaATGACTACATAATCTTCAGCGGAACTGACTCAGTGGAAGAAGGTCAAGGCAATGTGCCCAAAGCTGAAGTAGATGGAACTGTTGTATCACAGTGGACAGAAAGTTATCCATGCCCCGGAACAGATTGCTTGAGATCATTTAAATACTACAAAAATCTCACTGCCCATTTGAAAAACGATCATTTGGACAATGATGAAAATGTGAAACATTTCCTTGAAATGAATAACAGAAAGGCACTGTGTAAATACTGTCGGCGTCACTTTGTCAGTGACTACCATCTTAAAGCTCACTTAAAGGTACACTCTGGATTGCAGCCGTACATTTGCATTCAGATGGATTGCAATGCAAGCTTTCAGGCCTTTGCTGATCTAGTGAAGCACAGAAAACAGCATAAAGAATTCCGATCGAGATGTACATTTAAAGGTTGCAATAAGGTTTTCAGTGGATCTTGCTTGTTGTATCACCATGAAGCTCAGCATTACAGGGAAGCAGCCTATTCCTGTAATTTATCTGGGTGTAAGAAATTCTACTTTTCAAAAAGTGAATTTCAAAATCATCTGCAAACGCATGGCATAACAAGACTAGAAGATTTTGAGGCCAAATTTCTGAAAAAAGAGAGTGACGCAACAGAAGGTCTGGTCGATGATGGCCCTAAGCTTGTGACTTTGGAGGAACAACTCATTCCCCTGTCTGACAGTTCTACGGAAAATGCAAGTGAGACATTGAATGAAATATCAGAAAGATCTTCAGAAAGTTGCAGCTATTCTCTGCCCCAAGAAATGgttaaaaaggaaaatgaagcACAATACAGCCCAAGTGATTCGCATTATCCAGTGGTACAAGGTACTGACAGTGCAGATTTAGGCTTTGTCAGCAAAAATCGATCTGGAGATAGTAATCAACAGAGTGCATATTCTGAAAATCTGCTTGTACCCTTGGAAAAGTTGGCATCATTTAAAGAACTGAGTGACATTGAGGATATGATGAAAGCAGCTACCCTTCATCCAGAAATTAACAGGAGCCTAGCTAGGGACAAAGTCCCAACTGGAGTTGGAGGTAGCTCTTCAGCCTTGAATAAGCTTGCTTGTGGGATTGATGGCTGTATTATGATGTATGCCTTGACAAAAGACCTGAGGAAACACATCAAAATGGCTCATCCAAACTACTACAAGGCTAAGAAACGAATTGATAAACACCGCAGAGATGTTCTGAAAAGTTCTGcatcaaatcaagtcaaaattAAAACAGAGACAGGACCACAGGCATCTCAATTATCGACCTCACAGGGGCTGGAAGGTGAGTCAGTACCCCCTGTAATTGATATTTCTGGAGGTCAAAGTGCTTTGCTCAAAACGCAGAGAGCTAAGAAGCCCAAGAACAACAGGaatgccaaatggcctgctatTTTTAAGGATAATAAGTTTGTGTGCTCCAGGTGTTTTAAAGAGTTTTCGAACCCCAAATCACTTGGTGGCCATCTGGCTCGCAAAATAAAATGCCCATTACTTGCTGAGAATAACGCAGGGACCACTCCTATGAAGCGGTATGAAGGCCAGTCTGCAGGTGGTGCCAGCTGTGCTTCTCAAGTGCCAACTCTGGAAGAACTTGTAAGAGCTCTGCAGAAGCTGCAGTTAGATAAATCTGAAGTGTTTAGAAATGAAGTGATGACATGTGCTTCCACTTTACCTTCACCTCTGGCAAAGCAGCCTTCTACACCGATCCTCACCAGCGATGCTTCTGTTTCGGCACCTTTGGATAATGATTCTCAGTTGCAGCCACATTCTCAAGAACTTTTCCAAAGTGATTCATCTAAAGAGGATTCTGGAATCATTAAGCCATTTGTCTGTGACAACGAAGGATGTGCCTTTAAGGCAATGACCAAAGATGGCCTCATAAACCATTATGTGAAAACTCACAAGTATTCTAAGGAGAAGGTTCTTCAGTTAAGCAGGTTTCAACTCAGGTTTGCACCATTCAAATGCCACATCTGCCTAAGAACATTTACAAGAAAAACTAATCTTCGAACTCACTATAAACAAATGCATAGATTCAGTAAAGAAGACATGCAGAAAGGAAAGTTTTCCTATATAAACTGTGTTTCTGTTCCTAGCAATACAAATCCACAGCTGAATGTGCCAAATATCATAATTAAAACTGAGAATGACAGTTTGCACTTGACCGAAGAGACTTTGAACCGTGCTCAGAATGTCACTGAAAGGCTTGGTTTGTCTGAGAATCCTGGGCCTATTAAAAATGAAGAGGGCTGCCGTTACCCAGTGAATGTTTCTCACCAGACGAAAAGCTTGAATTCATTTGGAGATGATGCCCATACACACCTTGGCACAGTGAGTGGAAGTTGGCGCCACACAGAAAGCGATTCAGAGAATACAATGAATGAATCCTTCACTACTGAAAGGGAATGTTCTGAATCCACAGAATCTTTAAAATCTGAGGAGATGCGTTTGAATGGTAGCATGGAATCTAGTATGATGCCAGATAGTGCAGACGATTCAGAATCCAAGGAAGAAGGTAGAGGAAGCCGAAGAATTGGTGCTAAAAGTAACTTGTGCTACATCTTGAATAAATATCACAAACCCTATCATTGCATTCATAAGGGCTGTTCTGCAGCTTTCACTGGCCAACCAAATTTGATACGCCATTACCAGACTGTGCACCAGTATAACCGGGAACAAATGTGTTTAGAGGAAGATCAAAGGAATGCCAAGAAAGACAATACCAAAGTGAAGAAAATCTTCAAATGCAAATTTGAAGGTTGCACCAAACGCTTTCAATATCCTAGAGTACTTCTGAGACACTACAGTGAAATTCACAAGGTTGCAGGTAGTGAAACTGGAAAGTATGCTTGTAATCAACCAGACTGTCTAGCCTCTTTCAATGTGTATAGCAACCTGAGACGCCATCTGCAGCAAGCTCATGAGATTAATCTTGAAGTCAAAAGAGAAACCCTGGGTGATTTACAGTTTAAGTGCAGCATAGATGGTTGCAGCCGCACTTATACTATCCGCTCCAGTTACCTGCGCCATGTCCAAAGACAACACAAAGCTCACTATAAGTCAATATTAGTGAGGCCTCGCAAGAACTTTCAGTATGATCATAAGCCTAATTTGGAAAGATGTGACCTCAGCCATCTGATTGATACAGGTGCCCATAGCTCATCTATGGTTGAATCTGCTAAGTTTTTTGGGCAGGAGCATCTCACTGATGAAGACAGCTGTGGCTCTGCACTACTAAGTCAGCCTAGCCTGGAACGAATCAGTGCAGACCGTGTTTCTGATGAAGGCAGCAGCGAAACTGAATCTGATGCTGAGCCTGATTTTGAAAGTTACCAGAAGCACCTTGACTCGTACAATTCAGCGATAAATCGTGAATCTAACTGTGAAAATCACGGTAGTGGTAATCTTGAACACAAAGGGTTGAGAAAAGCAGCTGGATTGGAATCTGATTTAGCAAAGAGCATTACTGAACATCATTCTGATAACACAAGTGACTCAGTGCCACATGAGGTGGATAGTGAGAGAAATGAATCGTGTCTGGCTGTGGATGATTCTTTTGTGAATGACTCTGAAAAGGATCCCAGGAAATTGAGCAAGTGTCGAGATTTTTTGTTGAAGAGTATAGAGCATGGTTTTGCCATGTGCAAAGTGGAAGTTTTGAGGGATCAGTTTCCATGCATGGTTGATGACTGTCAAGCAGTTGTCCTAAGCCGGCGTAGTGTTTTGAGACACTATAAGATACAGCACAAGATGACTGCCAAATATATTGAGCAGAACATTAATGCACTCCTAGTGTGCAAGAAATACTCTGATCCATCACACGGTGAAAAATTGGGATCTGACGCATCAAAACTCGCCAAAAAAGTGGTCTCTGAGCAAACAGAGGAAACTCCAGGTTGTAGTGTTCTCAGGCAACAAAATGGAGAAATTCCTGTGAAAACTGAGTTTAAAATTGAGCATGAGCAAATTGGAGCAGGACACCAGTTGCATAACTGTAGTGTAGGAAATGGAAATGATAGTCTTTCCAGTGGTGGAAGTCTCCTGTTCCCTGGGAAAACTTTAAGTAGTAGCTCTGCCACAGGAATGACGAACCGAAGTCCAAGCTTCAAAGAAAATGTTGCAAATCGGGCTTTTCTGCCTAAAAATGGAGGGTTAattacaaattcagcaaaacagagtGGAAGCCAGAATAATTCAGTTTTCACTAAATTGAAGCAGCCtctgaaaagaaaatctgaaatggAGTCACAGAGAACAAATACCACTTTGACACAGGGCTCAATTTTTGGCACCAAAGATGGCCAACAGAGCCAGAACGCTCTGCAGAAACCGTTTGACTTGACCACATATAAGCCTATAGGATTTGAAGCATCTTTCCTGAAGTTTATTCAAGAAAGTGAAGACACTGAAAATGACGTTGATGAAACGTGGCACTGGGAACCACCAAAGCGCTGCAAAAAGTATAGTTCGCAAAAGAGGGAGTCAGCAGTTAACACTGGATTGAAAGAATCGACTATGGAAACCTATAAAGAGTACAGCTCAGACTGCAGCAAAAATGACTCTGTACATAacagttttccaacaattgagcCTCTAATTTCACCTGGGCAGTCTCCATCTTTGGAGAACTTACGAACAATATTGGATAAGGCACTCACAGACTGTGGAGATCTAGCCTTAAAGCAACTTCATTTTCTTCGCCCTGTAGTAGTCCTTGAAAGATCGGAGTTTTCCACTCCCCTACTAAAACTGTTTCCAACAAAAAAGAGTGATGAACTCTGTGTGGGAAGTTCATAG